One Oxobacter pfennigii DNA window includes the following coding sequences:
- a CDS encoding flagellin, producing the protein MIINHNLNAMNSSRMLNANNSRATKSMEKLSSGLRINRAGDDAAGLAISEKMRGQIAGLDQAANNAQDGISLIQTAEGALNETHSILQRMRELAVQASNDTNVGVDRTEIQKELNQLADEVDRIANTTEFNTQKLLNGDKVGLKAKVDGKVTYQNNSSLNITGDITISDKDLINKSGTIIITRTNGTVGASTLTVSNFHIGDPNGLGMTTASITGLNQLTFNGATLQFAIAGGNDLMDMKIGESITVSLFAMEDAETDVSKALSFQIGANSGQNMLVGIGKMDASSLGIRKGSDAVDVSDAESATAAITSINSAIEKVSAQRAQLGAYQNRLEHTINNLGTSSENLSAAESRIRDVDMAAEMSEYSKNNILAQAAQAMLAQANQQPQNVLQLLR; encoded by the coding sequence ATGATTATTAATCACAATCTTAATGCGATGAACTCATCAAGAATGCTTAATGCTAACAACAGCAGAGCTACAAAATCCATGGAGAAGCTTTCCTCAGGTCTTAGAATAAACAGGGCTGGAGACGACGCAGCAGGTCTTGCAATATCAGAAAAAATGAGAGGCCAGATAGCAGGCTTAGACCAGGCTGCTAACAACGCACAGGATGGTATTTCATTAATCCAGACTGCAGAAGGTGCTTTAAACGAAACTCACAGCATACTCCAGAGAATGAGGGAACTTGCCGTACAGGCATCCAACGATACAAATGTTGGCGTTGACAGAACTGAAATTCAGAAGGAATTGAACCAGCTGGCAGACGAGGTTGACAGGATAGCAAATACAACCGAATTCAATACTCAGAAGCTTTTAAACGGCGACAAAGTTGGATTGAAAGCTAAAGTTGACGGGAAAGTAACATATCAAAATAATAGTTCATTAAATATAACTGGAGATATAACAATATCAGACAAGGATCTTATAAATAAATCAGGAACTATTATTATAACACGTACGAATGGAACTGTAGGCGCTTCTACATTAACTGTAAGTAATTTTCATATTGGTGATCCAAACGGCCTTGGTATGACGACTGCATCGATTACTGGCCTAAATCAACTCACTTTTAATGGGGCTACTTTGCAGTTTGCAATTGCTGGCGGTAATGATTTAATGGATATGAAAATCGGTGAAAGCATTACTGTAAGCTTGTTTGCAATGGAAGATGCAGAAACTGATGTTTCAAAAGCTCTTAGTTTCCAGATAGGAGCAAATTCCGGTCAGAATATGCTGGTTGGAATAGGTAAAATGGATGCATCATCATTAGGTATCAGGAAGGGAAGCGATGCTGTTGACGTATCTGATGCAGAAAGTGCAACAGCAGCAATAACTTCAATAAACTCCGCTATAGAAAAAGTTTCAGCTCAGAGAGCTCAGCTTGGTGCTTACCAGAACAGGCTTGAACATACAATTAACAACTTGGGAACTTCTTCAGAAAACTTAAGTGCAGCAGAATCACGTATCCGCGACGTGGACATGGCAGCAGAAATGTCAGAATACAGCAAGAACAATATTCTTGCTCAAGCTGCTCAGGCTATGCTTGCACAGGCTAACCAACAGCCGCAAAACGTGCTTCAATTATTGAGATAG